From a region of the Sesamum indicum cultivar Zhongzhi No. 13 linkage group LG3, S_indicum_v1.0, whole genome shotgun sequence genome:
- the LOC105157873 gene encoding GDSL esterase/lipase 5 isoform X1: MTKLTFLIIFICIPVISSSKQHSCTIIPPPLFIFGDSFFDPGNNNFINTSTLDRANFWPYGRTFFHRPTGRFSDGRLISDFIGQHAKHPLIPPYLDPTRNFDEIMNNYHGVNFASAGAGALPQTFQGLVIDLKTQLKYYKREIAELRRKKGSAQTARISSTAVYMFSIGTNDYISPFLLNSSVLATYPHSRYVDMVTGNLSTVVRAIYRRGGRKFMFLNLGELGCAPGLRILKPERQGGGCLEEASDLAKLHNKALNKLLSKMEQKLHGFKYFLYDFRTSLAQRITHPYKYGFREGKKACCGIGRFNGIFSCGGKRPVKEFNLCENPSEFVYWDSYHLTEKAYKQMADQMWIIPPTEPNSLRRLFTCY; encoded by the exons atgacaaaattaacgtttctcatcatcttcatttGCATCCCTGTAATAAGCAGCAGCAAGCAGCACTCGTGCACAATTATACCACCTCCCCTCTTCATCTTCGGCGACTCATTCTTCGACCCCGGCAACAACAACTTCATCAACACCTCCACTCTCGACCGAGCCAACTTCTGGCCCTACGGCCGCACATTCTTCCACCGCCCCACCGGCAGGTTCTCCGACGGCCGTCTCATATCCGACTTCATCG GCCAACATGCAAAACACCCACTCATTCCACCATATCTAGACCCAACAAGAAACTTTGATGagattatgaataattaccATGGGGTAAATTTTGCATCAGCTGGAGCTGGGGCTTTACCACAGACTTTCCAAGGACTG GTGATTGATCTCAAGACACAGCTGAAATACTACAAGAGGGAAATTGCTGAATTACGCAGAAAAAAAGGCAGTGCTCAAACTGCAAGAATTTCATCAACTGCCGTCTACATGTTTAGCATTGGCACCAATGACTACATCAGCCCTTTTCTCCTAAACTCCAGTGTTCTGGCAACTTATCCTCACTCACGGTACGTGGATATGGTGACCGGCAACTTGTCGACCGTCGTGAGA GCAATATACAGAAGAGGGGGCAGGAAATTTATGTTTCTGAACTTGGGGGAGTTGGGGTGCGCACCAGGACTAAGGATTCTTAAACCAGAAAGACAAGGTGGTGGATGCTTGGAAGAGGCTTCAGATCTAGCAAAACTACATAACAAAGCACTCAACAAGTTGCTGTCAAAAATGGAGCAGAAGTTGCATGGTTTCAAGTACTTCCTGTATGACTTCAGAACCAGTCTGGCCCAGAGGATAACTCACCCTTACAAATATG GTTTCCGGGAAGGAAAGAAGGCATGTTGTGGAATAGGGCGTTTCAATGGAATATTCAGCTGCGGAGGAAAGAGGCCGGTGAAGGAGTTCAACCTGTGTGAAAATCCAAGTGAATTTGTCTATTGGGACTCTTATCATCTTACTGAAAAGGCCTATAAACAAATGGCAGATCAGATGTGGATTATCCCCCCAACAGAACCTAACAGCCTGAGAAGACTCTTCACATGCTACTAA
- the LOC105157870 gene encoding phosphoinositide phosphatase SAC2: protein MGSMALENEQQVRSNVESNYGSGGSYLQKFRLYETRSNFYMIGRDKNRTCWKVLKINRLEQSELAITEDSTTYSEIECYDLLKRIHEGNKSTGGLKFVTTCYGIIGFIKFLGPYYMLLISKRRKVGTICGHAVYSVAKSEMIPITNATVHSNMAYSKNENRYKKLLRNVDLTKDFFFSYSYHVMLSLQKNLSNHETGLILYETMFVWNEFLTRGIRNQLKNSIWTVALVYGFFKQVKLSINGRDFNLILIARRSRHYAGTRYLKRGVNEKGRVANDVETEQIVLDNAPEGSPIQISSVVQNRGSIPLFWSQETSRLNIKPDIILSKKDDKYEATKLHFENLVKRYGNPIIILNLIKTREKKPRESILRAEFAHAIEVINKDLTRENRLKFLHWDLSKYSRNKASNVLAYLVKVAANALDLTGFFYCQVLPSSSQLPCSNNCNGDFADEDLCNVTKDADEDSTSGRDVNGSHFLKPPVFQKGVLRTNCIDCLDRTNVAQYVYGLVALGHQLHALGYINVPTISLDSPLADDLMKTYEAMGDTLALQYGGSAAHNKIFSERRGQWKAATQSQELLRTLQRYYSNAYMDAEKQDAINVFLGHFQPQPGKPALWELDSDQHYNVGRRGSDFAEENARLIIKRSLSDGNILCDSNSPIDDAKVIQMDNSHRPLPAKMQGCNMGHSDSTPEFSTCESDISYSRYTPSMSRRQLFPDMQPEHYLENDSIYFVERGDSFNCSNFLDVDWLSSSGNSCEEDTYERSWLIGSPYVGLSSGEIKVEAGSSYRSGSSMKGKELASGDLSYSGACSSNDLTGFSETFVHWVNHGNMLFP from the exons ATGGGAAGCATGGCTTTGGAGAATGAACAGCAGGTCCGGAGCAATGTGGAGTCGAATTACGGCAGCGGCGGCAGCTATTTGCAGAAATTCAGGCTTTATGAAACTCGTTCG aatttttatatgattggACGGGACAAAAATAGAACGTGTTGGAAAGTCTTGAAGATTAACAGGTTAGAGCAGTCGGAGCTAGCCATCACTGAAGATTCCACTACATATTCGGAAATTGAATGCTACGATCTCCTAAAAAGAATTCATGAAGGAAACAAGTCTACTGGAGGACTGAAATTTGTTACCACCTGCTATGGAATTATTG gattcataaaatttttgggACCTTATTACATGCTACTTATTTCCAAAAGAAGGAAGGTTGGCACGATTTGTGGTCATGCAGTATATTCTGTTGCCAAGAGCGAGATGATTCCAATAACCAATGCTACTGTGCACTCAAATATGGCTTATTCTAAGAATGAGAACAG ATACAAGAAGCTCCTACGCAACGTGGATCTGACAAAGGACTTCTTTTTTAGCTACTCCTACCATGTTATGCTTAGTCTTCAAAAGAACCTAAGCAATCATGAAACAGGATTAATTCTCTACGAGACAATGTTTGTCTGGAATGAATTCCTAACTCGGGGAATACGCAATCAGCTCAAGAATTCGATTTGGACGGTGGCATTGGTTTATGGATTCTTTAAACAG GTTAAACTTTCAATTAATGGCCGTGACTTTAATCTAATTCTTATTGCTAGACGATCCCGTCATTACGCTGGAACCAG GTACTTAAAACGGGGGGTGAATGAGAAGGGCCGTGTAGCAAATGATGTTGAGACTGAGCAAATTGTGCTTGACAATGCGCCGGAAGGAAGCCCCATACAGATATCCTCTGTTGTGCAGAACCGGGGTTCAATACCCCTCTTTTGGTCACAGGAGACCTCGCGATTGAATATTAAACCTGACATCATAT TATCGAAGAAGGACGACAAGTATGAAGCTACCAAACTTCACTTTGAGAACCTAGTCAAGAGATATGGGAATcctattattatattgaatttgattaag ACTCGTGAAAAGAAGCCCAGAGAATCCATTCTCCGTGCAGAGTTTGCTCATGCAATTGAAGTTATTAATAAAGATCTTACCCGTGAAAATCGCTTGAAGTTTCTTCACTGGGATTTGAGTAAATACTCCAGAAA CAAAGCATCAAATGTGTTGGCATATTTAGTCAAAGTGGCAGCTAATGCATTGGATTTAACTGGCTTCTTTTACTGTCAAGTACTCCCATCTTCAAG CCAACTCCCATGCAGTAACAATTGCAATGGTGATTTTGCTGATGAGGACCTTTGCAATGTGACTAAGGATGCCGACGAAGACAGCACTAGTGGCCGTGATGTGAATGGAAGTCATTTTCTCAAGCCTCCAGTGTTTCAGAAAGGGGTTCTAAGAACAAATTGCATAGACTGTTTGGATCGCACAAATGTTGCACAATATGTCTATGGCCTGGTTGCTCTTGGTCATCAGTTGCATGCATTAGGATACATTAATGTTCCTACCATTAGTTTAGACTCCCCTTTAGCTGATGATCTAATGAAGACATATGAAGCTATGGGTGACACACTTGCTCTTCAATATGGTGGATCTGCAGCACACAATAAG ATCTTTTCAGAGAGAAGAGGTCAGTGGAAAGCAGCAACTCAGTCCCAAGAGTTATTGAGAACTCTTCAACGTTACTATAGTAATGCGTACATGGATGCTGAGAAACAAGATGCCATAAATGT GTTCTTGGGGCATTTCCAACCACAACCAGGTAAACCAGCTCTCTGGGAACTAGATTCTGATCAGCATTACAATGTTGGAAGGCGTGGTTCTGATTTTGCAGAGGAAAATGCTAG GTTGATAATCAAAAGGTCACTATCTGATGGTAACATCCTCTGCGACAGCAACTCACCTATTGACGATGCAAAGGTTATACAGATGGACAATTCTCACAGGCCTTTGCCTGCAAAAATGCAAGGCTGTAACATGGGTCATTCAGATTCAACTCCAGAATTTTCAACTTGTGAGAGTGATATATCTTATTCCAG GTATACCCCCTCAATGTCTCGAAGACAACTTTTCCCTGATATGCAACCAGAGCACTATCTTGAAAATGACagcatatattttgttgaacgtggagattcatttaattgttcaaattttcttgatgTCGATTGGCTTTCGTCATCTGGGAATTCATGTGAAGAAGATACATACGAGAG ATCATGGCTAATTGGATCTCCATATGTTGGTTTGTCATCGGGCGAAATTAAAGTGGAAGCAGGCTCATCTTATCGCTCTGGATCTAGCATGAAG GGAAAGGAATTGGCTAGTGGTGATCTCAGTTACAGTGGTGCATGCAGCTCCAATGATCTGACAGGATTTTCTGAAACATTTGTTCATTGGGTCAACCACGGAAATATGCTTTTTCCTTGA
- the LOC110011697 gene encoding uncharacterized protein LOC110011697 → MIRETSPIQSSSHNSHIPFSYMRTSLFLLTFIFLLIFLTGVPLLCIFLILKPQMPVFSLQTVHVESYKLNVSSQNLLVSSVFSLNVTAENPNKVALSYEPSRFHVLSQGLVVGLIRIPQFHQPPLSKNVSVQTRVLFERVNVSEIMSASSRKYEDGSSSKAVFDFRILGDVRAQVRIFHLTLPQIKVALDCDLSVSESKFSAGNEVYSMRWSHNQMISFPLNSKTVSKKCSLAILM, encoded by the exons ATGATCAGAGAAACATCTCCCATCCAATCATCTTCTCACAATTCACACATCCCATTTTCCTACATGAGAACATCCTTATTTCTCCTCACCTTCATTTTCTTGCTAATCTTCCTTACAGGGGTCCCTCTTTTATGCATCTTCTTAATCCTGAAGCCCCAAATGCCTGTTTTTTCTCTCCAAACAGTCCATGTGGAGTCTTACAAGCTCAATGTAAGCTCCCAAAACCTCCTCGTTTCATCTGTCTTTTCTCTCAACGTGACCGCTGAAAATCCAAACAAGGTTGCATTAAGCTATGAACCTTCTAGGTTTCATGTCCTCAGCCAAGGGTTAGTGGTTGGATTGATCAGAATTCCTCAGTTTCACCAGCCTCCCTTGAGCAAAAACGTCAGCGTCCAAACACGAGTACTCTTCGAACGTGTAAATGTTAGTGAAATCATGTCCGCAAGTTCAAGGAAATACGAAGATGGTTCGTCATCAAAGGCTGTTTTTGATTTCAGGATATTGGGTGATGTTAGAGCACAGGTCCGGATTTTTCATCTCACATTGCCCCAAATCAAG GTTGCTTTAGATTGTGATTTAAGTGTCAGTGAATCGAAATTTTCAGCTGGTAATGAAGTTTACAGCATGAGATGGAGCCATAATCAGATG ATATCATTCCCACTCAATTCCAAAACAGTCTCCAAGAAATGCTCTCTGGCTATTCTAATGTAA
- the LOC105157873 gene encoding GDSL esterase/lipase 5 isoform X3 — translation MNNYHGVNFASAGAGALPQTFQGLVIDLKTQLKYYKREIAELRRKKGSAQTARISSTAVYMFSIGTNDYISPFLLNSSVLATYPHSRYVDMVTGNLSTVVRAIYRRGGRKFMFLNLGELGCAPGLRILKPERQGGGCLEEASDLAKLHNKALNKLLSKMEQKLHGFKYFLYDFRTSLAQRITHPYKYGFREGKKACCGIGRFNGIFSCGGKRPVKEFNLCENPSEFVYWDSYHLTEKAYKQMADQMWIIPPTEPNSLRRLFTCY, via the exons atgaataattaccATGGGGTAAATTTTGCATCAGCTGGAGCTGGGGCTTTACCACAGACTTTCCAAGGACTG GTGATTGATCTCAAGACACAGCTGAAATACTACAAGAGGGAAATTGCTGAATTACGCAGAAAAAAAGGCAGTGCTCAAACTGCAAGAATTTCATCAACTGCCGTCTACATGTTTAGCATTGGCACCAATGACTACATCAGCCCTTTTCTCCTAAACTCCAGTGTTCTGGCAACTTATCCTCACTCACGGTACGTGGATATGGTGACCGGCAACTTGTCGACCGTCGTGAGA GCAATATACAGAAGAGGGGGCAGGAAATTTATGTTTCTGAACTTGGGGGAGTTGGGGTGCGCACCAGGACTAAGGATTCTTAAACCAGAAAGACAAGGTGGTGGATGCTTGGAAGAGGCTTCAGATCTAGCAAAACTACATAACAAAGCACTCAACAAGTTGCTGTCAAAAATGGAGCAGAAGTTGCATGGTTTCAAGTACTTCCTGTATGACTTCAGAACCAGTCTGGCCCAGAGGATAACTCACCCTTACAAATATG GTTTCCGGGAAGGAAAGAAGGCATGTTGTGGAATAGGGCGTTTCAATGGAATATTCAGCTGCGGAGGAAAGAGGCCGGTGAAGGAGTTCAACCTGTGTGAAAATCCAAGTGAATTTGTCTATTGGGACTCTTATCATCTTACTGAAAAGGCCTATAAACAAATGGCAGATCAGATGTGGATTATCCCCCCAACAGAACCTAACAGCCTGAGAAGACTCTTCACATGCTACTAA
- the LOC105157873 gene encoding GDSL esterase/lipase 5 isoform X2 has translation MTKLTFLIIFICIPVISSSKQHSCTIIPPPLFIFGDSFFDPGNNNFINTSTLDRANFWPYGRTFFHRPTGRFSDGRLISDFIAGAGALPQTFQGLVIDLKTQLKYYKREIAELRRKKGSAQTARISSTAVYMFSIGTNDYISPFLLNSSVLATYPHSRYVDMVTGNLSTVVRAIYRRGGRKFMFLNLGELGCAPGLRILKPERQGGGCLEEASDLAKLHNKALNKLLSKMEQKLHGFKYFLYDFRTSLAQRITHPYKYGFREGKKACCGIGRFNGIFSCGGKRPVKEFNLCENPSEFVYWDSYHLTEKAYKQMADQMWIIPPTEPNSLRRLFTCY, from the exons atgacaaaattaacgtttctcatcatcttcatttGCATCCCTGTAATAAGCAGCAGCAAGCAGCACTCGTGCACAATTATACCACCTCCCCTCTTCATCTTCGGCGACTCATTCTTCGACCCCGGCAACAACAACTTCATCAACACCTCCACTCTCGACCGAGCCAACTTCTGGCCCTACGGCCGCACATTCTTCCACCGCCCCACCGGCAGGTTCTCCGACGGCCGTCTCATATCCGACTTCATCG CTGGAGCTGGGGCTTTACCACAGACTTTCCAAGGACTG GTGATTGATCTCAAGACACAGCTGAAATACTACAAGAGGGAAATTGCTGAATTACGCAGAAAAAAAGGCAGTGCTCAAACTGCAAGAATTTCATCAACTGCCGTCTACATGTTTAGCATTGGCACCAATGACTACATCAGCCCTTTTCTCCTAAACTCCAGTGTTCTGGCAACTTATCCTCACTCACGGTACGTGGATATGGTGACCGGCAACTTGTCGACCGTCGTGAGA GCAATATACAGAAGAGGGGGCAGGAAATTTATGTTTCTGAACTTGGGGGAGTTGGGGTGCGCACCAGGACTAAGGATTCTTAAACCAGAAAGACAAGGTGGTGGATGCTTGGAAGAGGCTTCAGATCTAGCAAAACTACATAACAAAGCACTCAACAAGTTGCTGTCAAAAATGGAGCAGAAGTTGCATGGTTTCAAGTACTTCCTGTATGACTTCAGAACCAGTCTGGCCCAGAGGATAACTCACCCTTACAAATATG GTTTCCGGGAAGGAAAGAAGGCATGTTGTGGAATAGGGCGTTTCAATGGAATATTCAGCTGCGGAGGAAAGAGGCCGGTGAAGGAGTTCAACCTGTGTGAAAATCCAAGTGAATTTGTCTATTGGGACTCTTATCATCTTACTGAAAAGGCCTATAAACAAATGGCAGATCAGATGTGGATTATCCCCCCAACAGAACCTAACAGCCTGAGAAGACTCTTCACATGCTACTAA
- the LOC105157871 gene encoding pentatricopeptide repeat-containing protein At4g32450, mitochondrial encodes MYTRRAALVTVKSLRQLSKVCRARGPDFPCHVSVLGFVRNLGTATERSDIYSNFDGNIAENHAGCSNYNQNDRFYGGDLGGVQQHQNPSGVYGQSLSGQYGDLKPDFRNDFHGTNAESDFNYNSGNQNGRFYGRNFNGVEQKRIPNRIHGQNFNVQRGNFASGDVGIGPYNEVQHNANFNGYGSGGNLGMPPEDHGGVQQQNSRGLFAGQDNLRSSYGVNEEMSRQTVHNAGMHQQNGGGIYYSNAGNYQQSSAGSRNDGITYSQVPSDMQSNEESVEATGGNQVRSKIEDLDEFTKEGKLKEAVDLLELLQKEGVQVELPRYVALMKACSANQALEEAKSVHEHLLKSMPHLEVRTYNRILEMYSNCGSMEDAFAVFGQMPKRNLTTWDIMISGFAKNGHGEDSVELFEEFKRSGLKPDGQMFLGVFSACGVLCDIVEGMLHFESMTKDYGIVPTMEHYVSMVDMLGSAGCLNEALEFIEKMPVEPGVDIWLTLMKFCRIHGNMELGDRCAELVELLDPSRLNEQSRAGLIPINPSDLAREKEKKKLSGQNLLDVRSRVHEYRAGDRSHPDHERIYALLNGLKQQMKEVGYVPETKFVLHDVDQEVKEEALMAHSERLAAAQGFLTSAARSPLRIIKNLRVCGDCHNAFKIISKIVGREIIARDSKRFHHFRDGSCSCNDYW; translated from the coding sequence ATGTACACCAGAAGAGCTGCCTTGGTGACTGTTAAATCTCTCAGACAACTATCCAAGGTGTGTAGGGCAAGAGGCCCCGACTTTCCGTGTCATGTAAGCGTCCTTGGTTTTGTTAGGAATCTCGGAACTGCCACTGAAAGATCGGATATTTACAGCAATTTTGATGGGAATATTGCTGAAAATCACGCAGGTTGCAGTAACTACAATCAAAATGATCGGTTTTACGGCGGGGATTTAGGCGGAGTTCAGCAGCACCAAAACCCTAGTGGGGTTTATGGGCAAAGCCTAAGTGGGCAGTATGGTGATTTGAAACCAGATTTTCGAAACGATTTTCATGGTACTAATGCTGAGAGTGACTTCAATTATAATTCTGGTAATCAAAATGGTCGATTTTATGGTAGGAATTTTAACGGAGTTGAGCAAAAACGAATCCCGAATCGGATTCATGGGCAGAATTTCAATGTGCAGCGTGGTAATTTTGCATCTGGAGATGTGGGGATTGGGCCTTATAACGAGGTTCAACACAATGCAAACTTTAATGGTTATGGTAGTGGGGGGAATTTGGGGATGCCACCAGAAGATCATGGTGGAGTTCAACAGCAGAATTCAAGAGGACTGTTTGCTGGTCAGGATAATTTGCGAAGTTCTTATGGTGTTAACGAAGAAATGTCAAGACAAACTGTACATAATGCTGGAATGCATCAGCAAAACGGAGGTGGGATTTATTATTCTAATGCAGGGAACTACCAGCAAAGTTCGGCTGGATCTCGTAATGATGGAATAACTTATTCTCAAGTACCAAGTGATATGCAATCAAATGAAGAATCAGTTGAAGCTACTGGAGGGAATCAAGTCAGAAGCAAAATAGAGGATCTTGATGAATTTACCAAGGAAGGAAAGTTAAAGGAGGCGGTGGATCTTTTGGAACTGCTGCAGAAGGAGGGTGTCCAAGTTGAGTTGCCTCGGTACGTGGCGTTGATGAAAGCCTGTAGTGCGAATCAGGCTTTGGAAGAGGCCAAATCTGTCCACGAGCACTTGTTGAAGTCCATGCCGCACCTTGAAGTCAGAACATACAATAGGATTCTTGAGATGTATTCTAATTGTGGTTCCATGGAGGATGCATTTGCAGTCTTTGGTCAAATGCCAAAACGTAATTTGACAACTTGGGACATTATGATATCTGGGTTTGCGAAGAATGGTCATGGAGAAGATTCTGTTGAATTATTTGAGGAATTCAAAAGATCTGGATTGAAGCCTGATGGACAAATGTTTCTTGGGGTCTTTTCTGCATGTGGTGTCTTATGTGATATTGTTGAGGGAATGTTGCACTTTGAGTCAATGACGAAGGATTATGGAATCGTTCCCACTATGGAGCACTATGTTAGCATGGTGGACATGCTGGGAAGTGCAGGATGCTTGAATGAAGCTTTAGAATTCATTGAAAAGATGCCAGTTGAACCCGGCGTAGATATTTGGTTAACCTTGATGAAGTTCTGTAGAATTCATGGAAATATGGAGCTTGGGGACCGATGTGCTGAGCTCGTTGAGCTTCTGGATCCCTCACGACTGAATGAGCAATCAAGGGCCGGCCTCATACCAATAAATCCATCAGATCTtgcaagagagaaagagaaaaagaaattgagtgGCCAGAATCTCCTAGATGTTAGAAGTAGAGTCCATGAATATAGAGCAGGAGATAGATCCCACCCTGATCATGAAAGGATATATGCTTTGCTTAATGGGTTGAAGCAGCAGATGAAAGAGGTTGGTTATGTGCCAGAGACCAAATTTGTGCTCCATGATGTTGACCAGGAAGTGAAAGAGGAAGCTCTTATGGCTCATAGCGAGAGACTTGCTGCTGCACAAGGTTTCTTGACTAGTGCAGCTCGTTCTCCTCTGCGCATAATTAAGAACCTTCGTGTTTGTGGCGATTGCCACAATGCATTTAAGATTATCTCAAAGATAGTTGGCCGGGAAATTATTGCACGCGATAGCAAGAGATTTCATCATTTTAGAGATGGATCATGTAGTTGTAATGATTATTGGTGA